One Aquisediminimonas profunda genomic region harbors:
- the obgE gene encoding GTPase ObgE: MHFLDQAKIFVRSGAGGPGAVSFRREKFVEYGGPDGGNGGKGGDIIFEAVAGLNTLIDFRYTQHFRAQRGSGGAGRNRTGAGGEDLVIRVPVGTQILSDDKEHVLADFTKVGERKVFLRGGDGGRGNMSYKTSTNRAPRQHGTGWPGEEMYVWLRLKLLADAGLVGLPNAGKSTFINAVTNANAKVGAYPFTTTRPQLGVVSHRGGEFVIADIPGLIEGAAEGAGIGDRFLGHIERCKVLLHLVDATGEDPVEAWRIVRGELDAYGAGLTEKVEVIGLNKIDALDPAQVKKLVAKLKRASKAEVFPLSGASGEGIEAVLDRLADAIGVKATAPEDLPAEEKPWSPL; the protein is encoded by the coding sequence ATGCATTTCCTTGATCAGGCCAAGATTTTTGTCCGCTCCGGCGCGGGCGGCCCCGGTGCCGTCAGTTTCCGTCGGGAAAAGTTCGTCGAATATGGCGGGCCAGACGGCGGCAATGGGGGCAAAGGCGGCGATATCATCTTTGAAGCCGTCGCGGGCCTCAATACGCTCATCGATTTTCGCTACACTCAGCATTTTCGCGCTCAACGCGGCAGCGGTGGGGCCGGCCGCAACCGCACGGGTGCGGGCGGAGAGGATCTTGTGATCAGGGTACCTGTCGGCACACAGATCCTTTCAGATGACAAGGAGCATGTACTGGCCGATTTCACGAAGGTCGGTGAGCGCAAGGTCTTCCTGCGCGGAGGTGACGGCGGGCGGGGCAACATGTCCTACAAGACGTCGACCAACCGTGCACCTCGTCAACATGGCACGGGTTGGCCGGGCGAGGAAATGTATGTCTGGCTGCGGCTTAAGCTGCTTGCCGATGCTGGCCTCGTCGGGCTGCCAAATGCGGGCAAGTCAACCTTCATCAATGCTGTTACCAATGCCAATGCCAAGGTCGGGGCCTATCCATTTACCACGACGCGTCCCCAGCTTGGCGTCGTCAGCCATCGGGGCGGCGAATTTGTGATCGCAGACATTCCCGGTCTGATCGAAGGGGCAGCGGAAGGCGCTGGGATCGGAGACCGCTTTCTTGGCCATATAGAACGCTGCAAGGTTTTACTGCATCTGGTCGATGCTACTGGCGAGGACCCGGTCGAAGCTTGGCGCATCGTCCGTGGCGAACTGGACGCCTATGGCGCTGGACTGACCGAAAAGGTTGAAGTGATCGGCCTCAACAAGATTGACGCGCTTGACCCTGCGCAAGTCAAGAAACTTGTAGCCAAGCTCAAGCGTGCTTCCAAGGCAGAGGTCTTCCCTTTGTCTGGAGCGAGCGGCGAAGGCATTGAGGCCGTCCTTGATCGTTTGGCAGATGCTATTGGCGTCAAGGCAACAGCGCCTGAAGACCTGCCGGCCGAGGAAAAGCCATGGTCCCCGCTTTAG